Proteins encoded together in one Pontiella desulfatans window:
- a CDS encoding protein kinase domain-containing protein — MKKIFIEVCDGPETGMSWEFSQETVNIGRTEDNDAILSDLTVSKAHCSIVQVEGAVQVKNVSGSNPTRVNGDQVENAELAHGDIIQLGKTVLKYTLAEELDASSESLYGEEDETHDPETAATMFIDHDSIQDQLEAVDATMETQAAEGDTQANRYTIHSKLAQSGQAMLFHGSDETSGEEVALKLFTHDISDHVSEARFQREIKILERLSHRNIVEYRGVFEVEGEWGESKRYLVMEFLKGKTLKEMIADYPKGMPWEKARDIFEQCLDGLIHAYDEHNVIHRDIKPSNIFILEDGTAKLIDFGISRMDSESTHTGGSGMMGSFDYMAPDFVLRDEPNFRGDMVSDIFSLFACFHEAITGALPYPKFGERQELEYLNRWKAGDARLSNKHIVFRVVSHLSRFFSKGLAADHKERYQTFAKVRSELGTLRNRTINHQNVEEYELLDGLGAGGFGEVYLSRKKSDKELVAVKRLYSNRPNKRFIKEASVLRQYSHPAIVKYLDYFETVSSSGSRNSILVLEYLEGETLNRAVAENKSGMDTAFTLKLFLQYLSALDFLHNAENPIIHRDIKPSNLHVPEDDPFTAKILDMGIVKDVSGTQTSGKLPGTYYYMAPEMFTTNNRGTPQTDIYALGLAFYEALTGQPAFPRLPKNDKDAIVEMVERSQGKKEYRINYGHESFKQCHDLINIVQKAIQQDPQTRYASAAAMWEDVADVLCRSFAFPAGEIDKLRSATLVQGEAADLSRFIDPGDLRPGKKGRVAKGKGKGRGVVFVLVLFLLGAAAGVGIWKRDALLALINNKFPALGKTVPVVASAPVAEPVAPADPVAEPVPVVEAVPVPEVVAEPQVVPVDEKKGLGSIFAKEVDVSDLVKDIEDEARNYPEVIDYNGLSKACEARLKTYFEIIEDERSGKPEVLKARRVFWEKQIAYVMDAVADGSTDLLAIARGQFFAALPCHALDIGTSKVDSIFASMTGNIEARMDVELPEGQGVADYLPLRKSTGFEVWKTMPNDAAGQYLRRVVGTLPFTHKAKLFPENGRLKLTSETGTVTREEVLDFVLVPNGFRQSPMGDDGFTGEEVRNPFYLSKTEVSKQVIRCFKDSLEAGERASIFPTKRFTGSGPFDEGAEDLAILFCNWLSRADGLEELYSRTESGGWALDLRRDGYRLPFDYEWEYAARFGFDFGPESGRKSWQEMAPSLDRKNELVWYYEKSEPREKDTAHAYPLGVYDMCGNVEEICMASLADQPEGQMVVDLVTRGGGSASRCSIAQVMPWSGGQIGGESIYGFRVVRPLPFHDF; from the coding sequence TTGAAAAAAATTTTCATCGAAGTTTGCGATGGTCCTGAAACCGGGATGTCCTGGGAATTTTCCCAGGAAACGGTAAACATTGGCCGAACGGAAGACAACGATGCGATCCTAAGCGATCTAACGGTTTCGAAAGCGCATTGTTCGATTGTGCAGGTCGAGGGGGCGGTTCAGGTGAAAAACGTGAGCGGGTCAAATCCGACCCGCGTAAACGGCGATCAGGTTGAAAACGCCGAACTTGCACATGGTGACATAATTCAATTAGGCAAGACCGTGCTAAAGTACACCTTGGCCGAGGAGCTGGACGCCTCGTCGGAATCCCTGTATGGCGAAGAGGATGAAACCCACGATCCGGAAACCGCCGCCACCATGTTCATCGACCATGATTCCATTCAGGATCAGCTCGAAGCCGTCGATGCCACCATGGAAACCCAGGCCGCCGAGGGCGATACGCAGGCGAATCGCTATACCATCCATTCCAAGCTGGCCCAGAGCGGGCAGGCGATGCTGTTTCACGGGAGCGACGAGACGTCCGGGGAAGAGGTTGCCCTCAAGCTGTTCACCCACGATATCAGCGACCATGTGTCCGAAGCGCGGTTCCAGCGGGAAATCAAGATTCTCGAACGGTTGTCCCACCGCAATATTGTGGAATACCGCGGCGTCTTCGAGGTTGAAGGCGAGTGGGGGGAGTCCAAGCGCTATTTGGTGATGGAATTCCTGAAAGGCAAGACGCTCAAGGAAATGATTGCCGACTATCCCAAGGGGATGCCCTGGGAAAAGGCGCGCGATATCTTCGAGCAGTGCCTGGATGGCCTGATCCACGCGTATGATGAGCATAACGTCATCCACCGCGACATCAAACCCTCCAACATCTTCATTCTGGAGGATGGCACGGCCAAGTTGATCGACTTCGGCATATCCCGCATGGATTCCGAGAGCACCCATACCGGCGGTTCGGGCATGATGGGGTCGTTCGACTACATGGCCCCCGATTTTGTTCTGCGGGACGAACCCAATTTCCGTGGCGACATGGTTTCGGATATCTTCAGCCTGTTCGCCTGCTTCCACGAAGCGATTACCGGTGCGTTGCCCTATCCCAAATTCGGCGAGCGCCAGGAGTTGGAATACCTGAACCGCTGGAAGGCCGGGGATGCGCGGCTTTCGAACAAGCACATCGTTTTCCGGGTCGTATCGCACTTGTCGCGCTTTTTCAGCAAGGGGCTGGCTGCCGACCACAAGGAGCGCTACCAAACCTTTGCAAAGGTTCGTTCGGAACTGGGCACCCTTCGCAACCGCACCATCAATCACCAGAATGTCGAAGAATACGAGTTGCTTGATGGACTGGGGGCCGGGGGCTTCGGCGAGGTGTATCTGAGCCGGAAAAAGTCGGACAAGGAACTGGTGGCGGTCAAGCGCCTTTATTCGAACCGGCCAAACAAGCGTTTCATTAAGGAAGCCAGCGTGCTGCGCCAATATTCGCATCCGGCGATCGTCAAATATCTGGATTATTTTGAAACGGTAAGTTCGTCGGGTTCGCGGAACTCGATCCTGGTGCTCGAATACCTCGAAGGCGAAACCCTCAACCGGGCGGTTGCCGAGAACAAGAGCGGAATGGATACCGCGTTCACGCTCAAGCTATTCCTGCAATATCTCTCCGCCCTCGATTTCCTGCATAACGCCGAAAACCCCATCATCCACCGCGACATCAAGCCCTCCAACCTGCACGTGCCGGAGGACGACCCCTTCACGGCCAAGATCCTGGACATGGGCATTGTCAAGGATGTCAGCGGGACGCAAACCTCCGGCAAGCTGCCCGGCACCTACTACTATATGGCGCCGGAAATGTTCACCACCAACAACCGCGGCACGCCGCAGACCGATATCTACGCCCTTGGATTGGCTTTCTACGAGGCATTGACCGGCCAGCCGGCCTTTCCCCGTCTGCCGAAGAACGACAAGGATGCCATCGTGGAGATGGTTGAACGATCCCAGGGCAAGAAGGAATACCGGATCAACTATGGCCATGAATCGTTCAAGCAATGCCACGACCTGATCAACATTGTCCAAAAGGCCATCCAGCAGGATCCCCAAACCCGCTACGCCTCTGCGGCCGCGATGTGGGAGGATGTTGCGGATGTGCTCTGCCGTTCCTTCGCCTTCCCCGCAGGCGAAATCGATAAGCTACGCAGCGCAACCCTGGTTCAGGGCGAAGCGGCCGACCTCTCCCGGTTCATTGATCCCGGCGATCTCCGCCCGGGAAAGAAGGGGCGCGTGGCCAAAGGAAAGGGCAAAGGGCGGGGCGTCGTGTTTGTGCTGGTGCTTTTCCTGCTCGGCGCTGCGGCTGGAGTGGGCATCTGGAAACGCGATGCCCTTCTGGCGCTGATAAACAATAAATTCCCCGCGCTGGGCAAGACGGTGCCTGTCGTGGCATCCGCCCCCGTCGCGGAGCCGGTCGCACCGGCCGATCCGGTGGCGGAACCTGTTCCCGTGGTGGAGGCCGTGCCCGTGCCGGAAGTCGTTGCCGAACCGCAGGTCGTGCCCGTGGACGAAAAGAAGGGGCTGGGTAGTATCTTTGCGAAGGAGGTCGATGTTTCAGACCTGGTCAAAGACATCGAGGACGAGGCCCGCAACTATCCCGAGGTGATCGACTACAATGGTTTGTCCAAAGCGTGTGAAGCCCGCTTGAAAACCTATTTTGAAATCATTGAGGACGAGCGTTCCGGCAAGCCGGAGGTGCTGAAGGCCCGAAGGGTGTTCTGGGAAAAGCAGATTGCCTATGTGATGGATGCGGTTGCGGATGGATCCACCGATTTGCTGGCCATTGCCCGCGGGCAGTTCTTCGCCGCGCTTCCCTGCCATGCGCTCGACATCGGCACATCGAAGGTGGACTCCATTTTCGCGTCCATGACGGGGAACATTGAAGCCAGGATGGATGTTGAGCTTCCTGAGGGGCAAGGGGTGGCGGATTATCTTCCCTTGCGCAAGTCGACCGGATTCGAGGTTTGGAAAACGATGCCCAACGACGCAGCCGGCCAATATCTGAGAAGGGTGGTTGGAACCCTGCCCTTCACCCATAAGGCGAAGCTGTTCCCCGAAAACGGGCGCCTGAAGCTGACGTCGGAAACAGGGACGGTGACGCGCGAGGAGGTTCTCGATTTTGTTCTCGTGCCCAATGGCTTCAGGCAATCTCCCATGGGGGACGATGGCTTTACCGGCGAGGAGGTGCGCAATCCGTTCTACCTCTCGAAGACCGAGGTCTCCAAGCAGGTCATACGCTGTTTCAAGGATTCGCTGGAAGCAGGCGAGAGGGCGAGCATTTTCCCGACGAAGCGCTTTACTGGGTCGGGCCCCTTCGACGAGGGGGCGGAGGACCTGGCGATCCTTTTCTGCAACTGGTTAAGCCGGGCCGATGGGCTGGAGGAGCTGTATTCCCGCACGGAAAGCGGCGGGTGGGCGCTCGACTTGCGCAGGGATGGCTACCGTTTGCCCTTCGACTACGAATGGGAGTATGCCGCCCGGTTCGGCTTCGATTTCGGGCCGGAGTCGGGCAGGAAGAGTTGGCAGGAGATGGCGCCGTCGCTAGACCGGAAGAACGAGTTGGTTTGGTACTATGAAAAGAGCGAGCCGCGCGAGAAGGATACCGCCCATGCCTATCCCCTTGGCGTTTACGACATGTGCGGCAACGTTGAAGAAATCTGCATGGCCTCTCTCGCCGATCAGCCGGAGGGCCAGATGGTGGTCGACCTGGTTACCCGGGGTGGGGGCTCGGCAAGCCGTTGTTCCATTGCCCAGGTGATGCCTTGGTCGGGCGGCCAAATCGGCGGCGAATCCATATATGGTTTCCGGGTGGTGCGCCCGTTGCCGTTCCATGATTTTTAA
- a CDS encoding FHA domain-containing protein, protein MRMQTHWMLTVRDGARPPFKVMLSRGHKVVVGRTRTCEIVLNDPLVSRKHCFFSVGEDGVLKLFDLGARHKTLLNGTAVEEGCAATVEDGCQVCLGRSSFIQVDCMGEKSSGGLGHGPDADEDSATPTTELEESAPAEVVGSGPAEDPIDAGAKGRSGNAEGKPIEDDPGEESRGNTPPQAPTSATEPSGRPDETSLVDFDGPEAQPRPDGQACEVEQVPKNEADQDHEKILGQSLSGKLILPKQSKPSPTIINAERNVGDDGASGDEEAAMPGPSEAGIEDDTVVVETMGFHEQPQGKAGNQALPVGDQGDETNYVDPAELQKILTGESGMSVSDGAGRQDETSYIDPAELQKLMKAKSGPFGKKGAARSGTSLKGGDAGHTVASVGDRGDETSYIDPVELQRLMKSKAKSTKPGKGR, encoded by the coding sequence ATGAGGATGCAAACACATTGGATGCTCACGGTTAGGGATGGAGCAAGGCCTCCGTTCAAGGTGATGTTGTCGCGTGGCCACAAGGTTGTGGTGGGGCGAACCCGAACCTGCGAGATTGTTCTCAATGATCCGTTGGTATCCCGCAAGCACTGCTTTTTCAGCGTTGGCGAAGATGGGGTCTTGAAGCTGTTCGATCTCGGAGCCCGGCATAAAACCTTGCTGAACGGAACCGCCGTTGAAGAGGGTTGCGCCGCCACGGTCGAGGACGGCTGCCAGGTCTGCTTGGGACGTTCTTCTTTCATACAGGTTGACTGCATGGGGGAAAAATCTTCAGGCGGGCTGGGGCATGGCCCGGATGCCGATGAGGATTCGGCAACCCCCACCACGGAGTTGGAGGAATCCGCTCCGGCCGAGGTTGTCGGATCGGGGCCGGCCGAAGATCCGATTGATGCGGGTGCTAAAGGCCGTTCCGGGAATGCCGAAGGGAAGCCTATTGAGGATGACCCCGGCGAGGAGAGCCGGGGCAATACGCCCCCGCAGGCTCCGACAAGCGCAACCGAGCCGTCCGGTCGACCGGATGAAACCAGCCTTGTTGACTTTGATGGGCCTGAGGCTCAACCTCGGCCCGACGGGCAAGCATGCGAAGTGGAGCAGGTTCCTAAGAATGAAGCTGATCAAGACCACGAGAAAATCCTGGGGCAGTCCCTGTCGGGAAAGTTGATCCTTCCAAAGCAAAGCAAGCCATCCCCGACGATTATAAATGCGGAGCGGAACGTGGGCGATGACGGGGCTTCGGGGGATGAAGAGGCCGCTATGCCGGGGCCGTCGGAAGCCGGTATCGAGGATGACACGGTCGTTGTTGAGACGATGGGATTCCACGAACAACCGCAGGGCAAGGCCGGGAACCAAGCTTTGCCCGTTGGAGACCAAGGGGATGAAACCAACTATGTTGATCCGGCGGAACTTCAAAAGATTTTGACGGGGGAATCGGGCATGTCGGTTTCGGATGGTGCCGGTCGGCAAGATGAAACCAGCTATATCGACCCGGCGGAGCTCCAGAAGCTCATGAAAGCAAAGTCCGGCCCCTTCGGCAAAAAGGGAGCGGCTCGCTCGGGGACTTCGCTAAAAGGGGGCGATGCCGGACATACGGTTGCGTCCGTTGGCGACCGTGGGGATGAGACCAGCTACATCGATCCGGTGGAACTCCAAAGGCTCATGAAGAGCAAGGCAAAATCTACAAAACCAGGCAAAGGGCGATAG
- a CDS encoding FHA domain-containing protein, whose protein sequence is MDSNAVLRLTETDGGGNSTELPLVKMSESTITIGRGGEADIRFGEGDQSVSRHQFEVSFRGGSPTLKNTGRNPVVYKSGRKQLASGAEINIDSGLEVTFRESKLRFDVEVPEVYCLKTKGAGGRAEFEIERDRKYTVGRSPECDITLDSSGVSRRHCRLQLEAGEVLNVHDLGSVNGVRLFLKGELQPESPDMEVPCGVKFLIGDIECVLEKKGQESGGRKPIALPAVLVVVLLLLISSALFLVLKPGGSDGPSVEPDESSPSVAGTTQETGVSDLPLRPTEPPRNEEESARQRNIDRIQAIIRDDASFDKKAYRFAGLAKDSKFKSLVPFCKQLDEYYSQCGKLEKMNVELLKEYEKRMEEARGSIERLEFDFSTSLSFGALKNESDKLMASYATVSSLLQGIGLEAPEFPAELTVAAADLVEKARLYQDETQSISYIWTDLENSSFDAPSKFKEKEMKLSIDALYPGEGIAPDVCAKIGGIINYREQMWSVYQGLIDQVGTVLTNYTESGESKVCEPERWVMQPLRTTIDAPVPNYYGEPPPLAAVSSYLYGQLEAISSTWTNLEFLTHCSGWKSGLEQRQLGFGEIDRVLPLVDRLCVEASLKSAADLDAGLNQYRQITDRLKPGDELDLSDAKKLILAYNLCHRYLEHEVFSKLREESTRTAERVGNDCLMRVVDRLKKECAEGLALDGPERDACVDKAGKILEILDLAVSMPPEFETQIKGRRDWVESKRRKI, encoded by the coding sequence ATGGACTCTAATGCAGTGTTGCGACTAACGGAAACCGATGGCGGCGGTAATTCCACGGAGCTTCCTTTGGTCAAGATGTCGGAATCGACCATCACCATTGGCCGAGGCGGCGAGGCGGACATTCGATTCGGCGAGGGTGATCAATCCGTTTCCCGGCACCAGTTCGAAGTCTCGTTTCGTGGAGGTTCGCCAACGCTCAAGAACACCGGCAGGAATCCCGTGGTCTACAAGAGCGGCCGGAAGCAACTGGCTTCGGGGGCGGAAATCAATATTGACTCTGGTTTGGAAGTCACGTTCCGGGAAAGCAAGCTTCGTTTCGATGTTGAAGTCCCCGAGGTTTATTGCTTGAAGACCAAAGGAGCCGGGGGGCGCGCTGAATTCGAGATCGAGCGCGACCGGAAGTATACCGTGGGCAGGAGCCCCGAATGCGATATCACGCTGGATTCGTCGGGGGTGTCGAGGCGCCATTGCAGATTGCAATTGGAAGCGGGCGAGGTCCTGAACGTCCATGATCTGGGAAGCGTTAACGGAGTCCGGCTGTTCTTGAAGGGGGAGTTGCAGCCTGAAAGCCCCGACATGGAAGTCCCGTGTGGCGTAAAATTCCTCATTGGCGACATCGAATGCGTTTTAGAAAAGAAGGGGCAGGAGTCCGGAGGCAGGAAGCCGATCGCCCTGCCGGCTGTGTTGGTGGTGGTGCTATTGCTGCTCATTTCTTCCGCCCTCTTCTTGGTGTTGAAGCCCGGAGGCTCGGACGGGCCATCCGTAGAGCCGGATGAATCTTCTCCCTCTGTTGCCGGAACCACTCAGGAAACCGGTGTTTCCGATCTGCCCTTGCGCCCAACCGAACCACCACGGAATGAGGAAGAGTCGGCTCGTCAGCGGAATATCGATCGGATCCAGGCGATTATTCGGGATGATGCCTCCTTTGATAAGAAAGCCTATCGGTTTGCCGGGCTGGCGAAAGATTCGAAGTTCAAAAGCCTGGTGCCGTTCTGCAAGCAGTTGGATGAATACTATTCCCAGTGCGGCAAGCTGGAAAAAATGAATGTCGAGTTGCTGAAGGAATATGAAAAACGGATGGAGGAGGCAAGAGGCTCGATTGAGCGGTTGGAGTTTGATTTTTCCACCTCGCTCTCCTTCGGGGCGCTCAAGAATGAAAGCGACAAGCTGATGGCCTCGTATGCCACCGTTTCCTCCCTGTTGCAGGGGATCGGCCTCGAGGCACCTGAATTCCCGGCTGAACTGACGGTCGCAGCCGCGGACCTTGTCGAAAAGGCAAGGTTGTATCAGGATGAGACCCAGAGTATTTCCTATATCTGGACCGATTTGGAGAACAGCTCGTTTGACGCCCCTTCCAAGTTCAAGGAAAAGGAGATGAAGCTATCCATCGACGCGCTGTATCCCGGTGAAGGCATTGCCCCGGACGTGTGCGCCAAAATCGGGGGAATCATCAACTACCGGGAGCAAATGTGGAGCGTCTACCAAGGCTTGATTGATCAGGTTGGCACCGTTTTGACGAACTACACGGAGTCTGGCGAGTCCAAGGTGTGTGAACCTGAACGATGGGTCATGCAGCCGCTAAGGACGACCATTGATGCCCCCGTGCCGAACTATTATGGGGAACCTCCGCCGCTGGCCGCTGTGTCGAGCTATCTTTACGGCCAGCTGGAGGCGATTTCCAGCACATGGACGAATCTTGAGTTCCTAACCCATTGCAGTGGTTGGAAAAGCGGGCTTGAGCAACGGCAACTCGGCTTCGGGGAAATAGATCGGGTCCTGCCACTGGTGGATCGGCTGTGCGTTGAGGCCTCGTTGAAAAGCGCGGCGGATTTGGATGCCGGCCTGAATCAATACCGGCAGATCACCGACCGTCTCAAACCCGGGGATGAGCTGGATCTGAGCGATGCCAAAAAACTGATTCTTGCCTACAACCTATGCCATCGGTATCTGGAGCACGAGGTGTTCAGCAAGCTGCGCGAGGAAAGCACGCGGACCGCCGAACGGGTGGGCAACGACTGCCTGATGCGCGTGGTTGACCGGTTGAAAAAGGAGTGTGCCGAAGGTTTGGCTTTGGATGGCCCGGAGCGCGATGCGTGTGTGGATAAAGCCGGGAAAATCCTGGAGATATTGGATCTAGCCGTTTCCATGCCTCCGGAATTCGAAACCCAGATTAAAGGGCGTAGGGACTGGGTCGAATCCAAGCGCCGAAAGATATAA
- a CDS encoding virulence factor SrfC family protein produces the protein MSSELQELTEKCLCRAKDFDNWIARNLPKRVGTRHQLSSELADLNRKRCRELKNLNLAASMPVAVAVYGASQAGKSLFVGRLLESRKPGETVLGFDPKDAPIPDLDFLNDFNPQGGGEATAVVTRFTLGKGLTDAMKAEGYPIMGRMLNRSDLLKSLARGFKGECKSDDQEQVWDGDQVERLLKDDLHRSYPSEVVDTDWRLDICEAHDFLVKEYCDRSIAISEDALADLMRRYPLNHQGYVKLCCHLFWYDMELLNNLFVKLLGLRDEVGGDSDLVFMEWDVIPYILDSLAPDEFKHKRLPHTSWNDFGAVHKDGKVLVGKGGGNRLDLRLFQGLICELVVPLYAENLTDQVRHLFETADVLDIPGAVGDAGRARLSADQLQKKAETSQTPPEYEILKRGRVGYLFEKYAAEKQIVSLAYMQRWGNITAKSEIGPQLDKWGKSTYGPAWPRAMGTSKETRNALYIAMTQIDKECSWNAAPKTEVFDGIIHGQLAANLHFMVGFGGDSTPFDNVYLLRHPGKTDRNPAFTDADHEKNWKAEFLDSSAVRKHVANPGEKWDAAFTDDGGVALYLKELTQSIDGEAHRKRLKLSLDNHWSALSSEMERLFVDPSLAKVKKRMQESTEKIIDWFERDNTGWRSKYFRDAISCDPALIAGTISDAMGTMAIQNKVDYEEVVSEVMMKWESSRKWEDMLLLCREADIKVDVFTHYAGYLKDYITQCCSKELAASLKEMVGDDVSPGSLVENPKDYRQAIYSTMVFDDYLLTPGPREGFSDSPAESAAGNYLISSTIPSRYSRILLERLSQGLGEEGLVDPPAGNDELIELISSL, from the coding sequence ATGAGTAGTGAGTTGCAGGAACTGACGGAGAAGTGCCTCTGCCGTGCGAAGGACTTCGATAATTGGATTGCGCGCAATCTTCCCAAACGCGTAGGAACGCGGCATCAGCTCTCTTCCGAATTGGCCGACCTGAACCGGAAGCGGTGCCGGGAGCTGAAGAATCTGAACCTCGCCGCTTCGATGCCGGTTGCCGTTGCGGTGTATGGGGCGAGCCAGGCGGGCAAGTCCTTGTTTGTTGGCCGGTTGCTCGAAAGCCGCAAACCGGGCGAAACGGTTCTTGGTTTCGATCCCAAGGATGCGCCGATCCCCGACTTGGACTTTCTCAACGATTTCAATCCCCAGGGCGGGGGCGAAGCCACCGCCGTGGTGACGCGGTTCACGTTGGGCAAGGGCTTGACGGATGCCATGAAGGCCGAAGGGTACCCGATTATGGGACGCATGCTGAACCGGAGCGATTTGCTCAAGTCGCTGGCCCGGGGATTTAAGGGCGAATGCAAATCGGACGATCAGGAACAGGTTTGGGACGGCGATCAAGTGGAGCGTCTTTTGAAGGATGATCTCCATCGGAGTTATCCTTCCGAGGTGGTCGATACCGATTGGCGGCTGGACATCTGCGAGGCGCATGACTTCCTGGTTAAGGAATATTGCGACAGGAGCATTGCCATTTCAGAGGACGCGCTGGCGGATCTCATGCGGCGATATCCGTTGAATCACCAGGGCTATGTTAAACTCTGCTGCCATTTGTTCTGGTATGACATGGAGCTGCTGAACAATCTGTTCGTGAAGCTCCTTGGGCTGCGGGATGAAGTGGGCGGCGACTCCGACCTGGTTTTCATGGAATGGGACGTGATTCCCTACATCCTGGACTCGCTGGCTCCGGACGAATTCAAACACAAGCGGCTGCCGCATACATCGTGGAACGATTTCGGGGCCGTGCACAAGGACGGCAAAGTGCTGGTCGGGAAAGGCGGTGGAAACCGGCTGGACTTGCGCCTGTTCCAAGGGCTGATCTGCGAACTGGTGGTTCCGCTCTATGCCGAAAACCTGACCGATCAGGTTCGGCACCTGTTCGAAACCGCCGACGTGCTGGACATTCCCGGCGCGGTGGGGGATGCCGGCCGGGCCCGGCTCTCTGCCGACCAACTTCAGAAAAAGGCGGAAACCAGCCAGACGCCCCCCGAATATGAAATTCTCAAGCGTGGCCGCGTGGGCTACCTGTTCGAAAAGTATGCGGCGGAAAAACAGATCGTCTCCCTGGCGTATATGCAGCGGTGGGGAAACATTACCGCAAAATCCGAGATCGGCCCCCAGCTTGATAAATGGGGCAAATCCACCTATGGCCCCGCCTGGCCCCGAGCCATGGGAACCAGTAAGGAGACGCGGAATGCCTTGTATATTGCCATGACCCAGATCGATAAGGAGTGTTCGTGGAACGCCGCGCCCAAAACCGAGGTGTTCGACGGGATCATCCACGGGCAGCTGGCCGCGAACCTTCATTTCATGGTGGGTTTCGGCGGCGATTCCACGCCGTTCGACAATGTCTATCTGCTGCGCCACCCGGGCAAGACAGACCGGAACCCGGCCTTCACCGATGCCGACCATGAAAAGAACTGGAAAGCCGAATTCCTCGATAGTTCCGCAGTCAGGAAGCATGTCGCCAATCCAGGGGAAAAATGGGATGCCGCGTTTACGGATGACGGTGGGGTGGCCTTGTACTTGAAGGAACTGACGCAATCCATCGATGGGGAAGCGCATCGCAAACGGCTGAAACTTTCGCTCGACAACCATTGGAGCGCGTTGTCGTCCGAGATGGAACGGCTGTTTGTCGATCCCTCCCTGGCCAAGGTGAAGAAGCGGATGCAGGAATCCACGGAGAAGATCATCGACTGGTTTGAGCGCGACAATACCGGATGGCGCTCGAAGTATTTCCGCGACGCGATCAGTTGCGACCCTGCCCTCATCGCCGGGACGATTTCGGATGCGATGGGTACGATGGCCATCCAGAATAAAGTGGACTACGAAGAGGTGGTCTCGGAAGTCATGATGAAGTGGGAGTCGTCCCGGAAATGGGAGGATATGCTGCTGCTGTGCAGGGAAGCGGACATCAAGGTGGATGTGTTCACCCATTATGCCGGGTATTTGAAGGATTATATTACCCAGTGCTGCTCGAAAGAGCTGGCGGCCTCCTTGAAGGAAATGGTTGGGGACGATGTTTCGCCGGGCAGCCTGGTGGAAAACCCGAAAGACTATCGCCAGGCCATTTATTCCACCATGGTGTTCGACGATTATTTGCTGACGCCCGGGCCGC